A single genomic interval of Panthera uncia isolate 11264 chromosome A1 unlocalized genomic scaffold, Puncia_PCG_1.0 HiC_scaffold_17, whole genome shotgun sequence harbors:
- the IL17B gene encoding interleukin-17B has product MDWPHNLLFLLTVSIFLGLGQPRNPKGKKKGPGRPGTLASGPHQVPLDLVSQAKPYARMEEYERNLGEMVAQLRNSSEPARRKCEVNLQLWLSNKRSLSPWGYSINHDPSRIPADLPEARCLCLGCVNPFTMQEDRSMVSVPVFSQVPVRRRLCPLPPRTGPCRQRAVMETIAVGCTCIF; this is encoded by the exons ATGGACTGGCCGCACAACCTG CTGTTCCTTCTGACCGTCTCCATCTTCCTGGGGCTGGGCCAGCCCAGGAACCCCAAAGGCAAGAAGAAGGGGCCAGGGCGGCCTGGAACGCTGGCTTCTGGGCCTCACCAGGTGCCGCTGGACCTGGTGTCACAGGCGAAGCCGTACGCCCGCATGGAGGAATACGAGAGGAACCTCGGGGAGATGGTAGCCCAGCTGAGGAACAGCTCTGAGCCGGCCAGGAGGAAGTGTGAAGTCAACCTGCAGCTGTGGCTGTCCAACAAGAGGAGCCTGTCGCCCTGGGGCTACAG CATCAACCACGACCCAAGCCGCATCCCTGCGGACCTACCGGAGGCACGGTGCCTGTGTCTGGGCTGCGTGAACCCCTTCACCATGCAGGAGGACCGCAGCATGGTGAGCGTGCCTGTGTTCAGCCAGGTGCCCGTGCGCCGCCGCCTCTGCCCGCTGCCACCACGCACGGGGCCCTGCCGCCAGCGTGCGGTCATGGAGACCATTGCGGTGGGCTGCACCTGCATCTTCTGA